From the genome of Eublepharis macularius isolate TG4126 chromosome 12, MPM_Emac_v1.0, whole genome shotgun sequence, one region includes:
- the NPRL3 gene encoding GATOR complex protein NPRL3 isoform X3, with amino-acid sequence MVTPESHARSAMSRFSDVILATILATKSDMCGKKFELKIDNVRFVGHPTLLQHAFGQISKTDPSPKREMPTMILFNVVFALRASADPSVISCLHNLSRRIAIVLQHEERRCQYLTREAKLILAIQDEVSAMSETTDGPQSPFLHILPKCKLARDLKEAYDSLCTTGVVQLHINNWLEVSFCLPHKIHYVASHFIPPEAIERSLKAIRPYHALLLLKDEKGLLAELPLDCSPALVRVIRTTSAVKNLQQLAQDADLALLQVFQLAAHLVYWGKAIIIYPLCENNVYMLSPNASVCLYSPLADEFSCQFPGHDLPSVLSKFSLPVSLAVFKNPLAPPVQETQFIQMVVWMLQHRLLIQLHTYACLMVPPKEEDFRAKAEELPFAARVGGRSLSTPNALSFGSPTSSDDLTLTSPSMENSSAELLPGGGDSPVNKRMTENLLTSLLEHERDAILSVPAAHNPEDLRMFARLLHYFRGRHHLEEIMYNENMRRSHLLMLFDKFRSVLVVTNHEDPIISVFQSLQK; translated from the exons ATGGTGACTCCAG AGAGCCACGCCCGCTCCGCGATGAGCAG GTTTTCGGATGTCATCCTGGCTACCATTCTGGCTACCAAATCCGATATGTGTGGCAAAAAGTTTGAGCTGAAGATTGACAATGTCCGCTTTGTTGGGCACCCTACTCTGCTGCAGCATGCCTTTGGGCAG ATATCCAAGACAgacccctctcccaaaagggagATGCCCACCATGATCCTCTTCAACGTCGTGTTTGCCTTACGG GCTAGCGCGGATCCCTCAGTGATCAGCTGCCTGCACAACCTCTCCCGCCGCATCGCCATCGTTCTCCAGCATGAAGAACGCCGTTGTCAGTACCTGACCAGAGAGGCCAAGCTCATCCTGGCAATTCAAGATGAAGTGTCTGCCATGTCAGAAA CAACAGATGGTCCACAGTCCCCATTCCTCCACATtcttcccaaatgcaagctggcCAGAGACCTTAAAGAAGCATATGACAG CCTCTGCACTACTGGAGTGGTACAGCTACATATCAACAACTGGCTAGAAGTGAGCTTCTGCTTACCACACAAAATCCACTACGTTGCTTCCCATTTTATACCCCCAGAAGCCATTGAAAGGAGCTTGAAAGCCATTCG GCCTTACCATGCCTTGCTGCTGCTCAAGGATGAAAAAGGCCTTCTTGCCGAGCTCCCCTTGGACTGCTCCCCTGCCTTGGTGCGAGTGATCAGAACCACCTCAGCCGTGAAGAATCTTCAGCAGCTGGCCCAGGATGCAGATTTGGCACTGCTGCAG GTCTTCCAGCTAGCCGCACATCTGGTGTACTGGGGCAAAGCCATCATTATCTACCCACTGTGCGAGAACAATGTCTACATGCTGTCTCCCAATGCCAGTGTTTGTCT TTATTCCCCTTTGGCAGATGAATTTTCCTGCCAGTTTCCCGGTCATGATCTACCTTCTGTCCTATCCAAGTTCTCCTTGCCAGTTTCTTTAGCAGTATTCAAGAACCCTCTTGCTCCACCGGTGCAGGAG ACTCAGTTTATTCAAATGGTGGTGTGGATGCTCCAGCACAGACTCCTGATCCAGCTCCACACGTACGCTTGCCTAATGGTACCGCCCAAGGAAGAGGACTTCCGAGCCAAGGCAGAGGAGTTGCCTTTCGCTGCCAGAGTTGGAGGCCGCAGCCTCAGCACCCCCAACGCACTCAGCTTTGGATCCCCAA ccagCAGCGATGATCTGACTCTCACCAGCCCCAGCATGGAGAATTCCAGTGCAGAGCTGCTCCCTGGTGGGGGAGACTCCCCTGTGAACAAGCGCATGACAGAGAATCTGTTGACAAGCCTCCTGGAACATGAGCGGGACGCCATTCTCAGTGTCCCAGCGGCACACAATCCAGAGGATCTGCGCATGTTTGCAAG GCTGCTGCACTACTTCCGAGGGCGACATCACCTGGAGGAAATCATGTACAATGAAAACATGCGCCGCTCCCACCTGCTTATGCTCTTTGACAAGTTCCGCAGCGTGCTGGTGGTGACCAATCACGAGGACCCCattatctctgtctttcagtccCTCCAGAAGTGA
- the NPRL3 gene encoding GATOR complex protein NPRL3 isoform X1: protein MGESSSPISVILVSSGSRGNKLLFRFPFQRGLESPAAQTGKPRSRYAVNSIGDSVEDQDGDSREPRPLRDEQVVSGFSDVILATILATKSDMCGKKFELKIDNVRFVGHPTLLQHAFGQISKTDPSPKREMPTMILFNVVFALRASADPSVISCLHNLSRRIAIVLQHEERRCQYLTREAKLILAIQDEVSAMSETTDGPQSPFLHILPKCKLARDLKEAYDSLCTTGVVQLHINNWLEVSFCLPHKIHYVASHFIPPEAIERSLKAIRPYHALLLLKDEKGLLAELPLDCSPALVRVIRTTSAVKNLQQLAQDADLALLQVFQLAAHLVYWGKAIIIYPLCENNVYMLSPNASVCLYSPLADEFSCQFPGHDLPSVLSKFSLPVSLAVFKNPLAPPVQETQFIQMVVWMLQHRLLIQLHTYACLMVPPKEEDFRAKAEELPFAARVGGRSLSTPNALSFGSPTSSDDLTLTSPSMENSSAELLPGGGDSPVNKRMTENLLTSLLEHERDAILSVPAAHNPEDLRMFARLLHYFRGRHHLEEIMYNENMRRSHLLMLFDKFRSVLVVTNHEDPIISVFQSLQK, encoded by the exons ATGGGGGAAAGCTCGAGCCCGATCAGCGTCATTCTGGTCAGCTCCGGCAGCCGCGGGAACAAGCTGCTCTTCCGCTTCCCGTTCCAGCGGGGCCTCGAGAGCCCGGCGGCCCAGACCG GGAAACCCAGGAGCAGGTATGCTGTGAACAGTATTGGTGATAGCGTGGAAGATCAGGATGGTGACTCCAG AGAGCCACGCCCGCTCCGCGATGAGCAGGTAGTGTCGGG GTTTTCGGATGTCATCCTGGCTACCATTCTGGCTACCAAATCCGATATGTGTGGCAAAAAGTTTGAGCTGAAGATTGACAATGTCCGCTTTGTTGGGCACCCTACTCTGCTGCAGCATGCCTTTGGGCAG ATATCCAAGACAgacccctctcccaaaagggagATGCCCACCATGATCCTCTTCAACGTCGTGTTTGCCTTACGG GCTAGCGCGGATCCCTCAGTGATCAGCTGCCTGCACAACCTCTCCCGCCGCATCGCCATCGTTCTCCAGCATGAAGAACGCCGTTGTCAGTACCTGACCAGAGAGGCCAAGCTCATCCTGGCAATTCAAGATGAAGTGTCTGCCATGTCAGAAA CAACAGATGGTCCACAGTCCCCATTCCTCCACATtcttcccaaatgcaagctggcCAGAGACCTTAAAGAAGCATATGACAG CCTCTGCACTACTGGAGTGGTACAGCTACATATCAACAACTGGCTAGAAGTGAGCTTCTGCTTACCACACAAAATCCACTACGTTGCTTCCCATTTTATACCCCCAGAAGCCATTGAAAGGAGCTTGAAAGCCATTCG GCCTTACCATGCCTTGCTGCTGCTCAAGGATGAAAAAGGCCTTCTTGCCGAGCTCCCCTTGGACTGCTCCCCTGCCTTGGTGCGAGTGATCAGAACCACCTCAGCCGTGAAGAATCTTCAGCAGCTGGCCCAGGATGCAGATTTGGCACTGCTGCAG GTCTTCCAGCTAGCCGCACATCTGGTGTACTGGGGCAAAGCCATCATTATCTACCCACTGTGCGAGAACAATGTCTACATGCTGTCTCCCAATGCCAGTGTTTGTCT TTATTCCCCTTTGGCAGATGAATTTTCCTGCCAGTTTCCCGGTCATGATCTACCTTCTGTCCTATCCAAGTTCTCCTTGCCAGTTTCTTTAGCAGTATTCAAGAACCCTCTTGCTCCACCGGTGCAGGAG ACTCAGTTTATTCAAATGGTGGTGTGGATGCTCCAGCACAGACTCCTGATCCAGCTCCACACGTACGCTTGCCTAATGGTACCGCCCAAGGAAGAGGACTTCCGAGCCAAGGCAGAGGAGTTGCCTTTCGCTGCCAGAGTTGGAGGCCGCAGCCTCAGCACCCCCAACGCACTCAGCTTTGGATCCCCAA ccagCAGCGATGATCTGACTCTCACCAGCCCCAGCATGGAGAATTCCAGTGCAGAGCTGCTCCCTGGTGGGGGAGACTCCCCTGTGAACAAGCGCATGACAGAGAATCTGTTGACAAGCCTCCTGGAACATGAGCGGGACGCCATTCTCAGTGTCCCAGCGGCACACAATCCAGAGGATCTGCGCATGTTTGCAAG GCTGCTGCACTACTTCCGAGGGCGACATCACCTGGAGGAAATCATGTACAATGAAAACATGCGCCGCTCCCACCTGCTTATGCTCTTTGACAAGTTCCGCAGCGTGCTGGTGGTGACCAATCACGAGGACCCCattatctctgtctttcagtccCTCCAGAAGTGA
- the NPRL3 gene encoding GATOR complex protein NPRL3 isoform X2 yields MGESSSPISVILVSSGSRGNKLLFRFPFQRGLESPAAQTGKPRSRYAVNSIGDSVEDQDGDSRFSDVILATILATKSDMCGKKFELKIDNVRFVGHPTLLQHAFGQISKTDPSPKREMPTMILFNVVFALRASADPSVISCLHNLSRRIAIVLQHEERRCQYLTREAKLILAIQDEVSAMSETTDGPQSPFLHILPKCKLARDLKEAYDSLCTTGVVQLHINNWLEVSFCLPHKIHYVASHFIPPEAIERSLKAIRPYHALLLLKDEKGLLAELPLDCSPALVRVIRTTSAVKNLQQLAQDADLALLQVFQLAAHLVYWGKAIIIYPLCENNVYMLSPNASVCLYSPLADEFSCQFPGHDLPSVLSKFSLPVSLAVFKNPLAPPVQETQFIQMVVWMLQHRLLIQLHTYACLMVPPKEEDFRAKAEELPFAARVGGRSLSTPNALSFGSPTSSDDLTLTSPSMENSSAELLPGGGDSPVNKRMTENLLTSLLEHERDAILSVPAAHNPEDLRMFARLLHYFRGRHHLEEIMYNENMRRSHLLMLFDKFRSVLVVTNHEDPIISVFQSLQK; encoded by the exons ATGGGGGAAAGCTCGAGCCCGATCAGCGTCATTCTGGTCAGCTCCGGCAGCCGCGGGAACAAGCTGCTCTTCCGCTTCCCGTTCCAGCGGGGCCTCGAGAGCCCGGCGGCCCAGACCG GGAAACCCAGGAGCAGGTATGCTGTGAACAGTATTGGTGATAGCGTGGAAGATCAGGATGGTGACTCCAG GTTTTCGGATGTCATCCTGGCTACCATTCTGGCTACCAAATCCGATATGTGTGGCAAAAAGTTTGAGCTGAAGATTGACAATGTCCGCTTTGTTGGGCACCCTACTCTGCTGCAGCATGCCTTTGGGCAG ATATCCAAGACAgacccctctcccaaaagggagATGCCCACCATGATCCTCTTCAACGTCGTGTTTGCCTTACGG GCTAGCGCGGATCCCTCAGTGATCAGCTGCCTGCACAACCTCTCCCGCCGCATCGCCATCGTTCTCCAGCATGAAGAACGCCGTTGTCAGTACCTGACCAGAGAGGCCAAGCTCATCCTGGCAATTCAAGATGAAGTGTCTGCCATGTCAGAAA CAACAGATGGTCCACAGTCCCCATTCCTCCACATtcttcccaaatgcaagctggcCAGAGACCTTAAAGAAGCATATGACAG CCTCTGCACTACTGGAGTGGTACAGCTACATATCAACAACTGGCTAGAAGTGAGCTTCTGCTTACCACACAAAATCCACTACGTTGCTTCCCATTTTATACCCCCAGAAGCCATTGAAAGGAGCTTGAAAGCCATTCG GCCTTACCATGCCTTGCTGCTGCTCAAGGATGAAAAAGGCCTTCTTGCCGAGCTCCCCTTGGACTGCTCCCCTGCCTTGGTGCGAGTGATCAGAACCACCTCAGCCGTGAAGAATCTTCAGCAGCTGGCCCAGGATGCAGATTTGGCACTGCTGCAG GTCTTCCAGCTAGCCGCACATCTGGTGTACTGGGGCAAAGCCATCATTATCTACCCACTGTGCGAGAACAATGTCTACATGCTGTCTCCCAATGCCAGTGTTTGTCT TTATTCCCCTTTGGCAGATGAATTTTCCTGCCAGTTTCCCGGTCATGATCTACCTTCTGTCCTATCCAAGTTCTCCTTGCCAGTTTCTTTAGCAGTATTCAAGAACCCTCTTGCTCCACCGGTGCAGGAG ACTCAGTTTATTCAAATGGTGGTGTGGATGCTCCAGCACAGACTCCTGATCCAGCTCCACACGTACGCTTGCCTAATGGTACCGCCCAAGGAAGAGGACTTCCGAGCCAAGGCAGAGGAGTTGCCTTTCGCTGCCAGAGTTGGAGGCCGCAGCCTCAGCACCCCCAACGCACTCAGCTTTGGATCCCCAA ccagCAGCGATGATCTGACTCTCACCAGCCCCAGCATGGAGAATTCCAGTGCAGAGCTGCTCCCTGGTGGGGGAGACTCCCCTGTGAACAAGCGCATGACAGAGAATCTGTTGACAAGCCTCCTGGAACATGAGCGGGACGCCATTCTCAGTGTCCCAGCGGCACACAATCCAGAGGATCTGCGCATGTTTGCAAG GCTGCTGCACTACTTCCGAGGGCGACATCACCTGGAGGAAATCATGTACAATGAAAACATGCGCCGCTCCCACCTGCTTATGCTCTTTGACAAGTTCCGCAGCGTGCTGGTGGTGACCAATCACGAGGACCCCattatctctgtctttcagtccCTCCAGAAGTGA
- the NPRL3 gene encoding GATOR complex protein NPRL3 isoform X5: MCGKKFELKIDNVRFVGHPTLLQHAFGQISKTDPSPKREMPTMILFNVVFALRASADPSVISCLHNLSRRIAIVLQHEERRCQYLTREAKLILAIQDEVSAMSETTDGPQSPFLHILPKCKLARDLKEAYDSLCTTGVVQLHINNWLEVSFCLPHKIHYVASHFIPPEAIERSLKAIRPYHALLLLKDEKGLLAELPLDCSPALVRVIRTTSAVKNLQQLAQDADLALLQVFQLAAHLVYWGKAIIIYPLCENNVYMLSPNASVCLYSPLADEFSCQFPGHDLPSVLSKFSLPVSLAVFKNPLAPPVQETQFIQMVVWMLQHRLLIQLHTYACLMVPPKEEDFRAKAEELPFAARVGGRSLSTPNALSFGSPTSSDDLTLTSPSMENSSAELLPGGGDSPVNKRMTENLLTSLLEHERDAILSVPAAHNPEDLRMFARLLHYFRGRHHLEEIMYNENMRRSHLLMLFDKFRSVLVVTNHEDPIISVFQSLQK; this comes from the exons ATGTGTGGCAAAAAGTTTGAGCTGAAGATTGACAATGTCCGCTTTGTTGGGCACCCTACTCTGCTGCAGCATGCCTTTGGGCAG ATATCCAAGACAgacccctctcccaaaagggagATGCCCACCATGATCCTCTTCAACGTCGTGTTTGCCTTACGG GCTAGCGCGGATCCCTCAGTGATCAGCTGCCTGCACAACCTCTCCCGCCGCATCGCCATCGTTCTCCAGCATGAAGAACGCCGTTGTCAGTACCTGACCAGAGAGGCCAAGCTCATCCTGGCAATTCAAGATGAAGTGTCTGCCATGTCAGAAA CAACAGATGGTCCACAGTCCCCATTCCTCCACATtcttcccaaatgcaagctggcCAGAGACCTTAAAGAAGCATATGACAG CCTCTGCACTACTGGAGTGGTACAGCTACATATCAACAACTGGCTAGAAGTGAGCTTCTGCTTACCACACAAAATCCACTACGTTGCTTCCCATTTTATACCCCCAGAAGCCATTGAAAGGAGCTTGAAAGCCATTCG GCCTTACCATGCCTTGCTGCTGCTCAAGGATGAAAAAGGCCTTCTTGCCGAGCTCCCCTTGGACTGCTCCCCTGCCTTGGTGCGAGTGATCAGAACCACCTCAGCCGTGAAGAATCTTCAGCAGCTGGCCCAGGATGCAGATTTGGCACTGCTGCAG GTCTTCCAGCTAGCCGCACATCTGGTGTACTGGGGCAAAGCCATCATTATCTACCCACTGTGCGAGAACAATGTCTACATGCTGTCTCCCAATGCCAGTGTTTGTCT TTATTCCCCTTTGGCAGATGAATTTTCCTGCCAGTTTCCCGGTCATGATCTACCTTCTGTCCTATCCAAGTTCTCCTTGCCAGTTTCTTTAGCAGTATTCAAGAACCCTCTTGCTCCACCGGTGCAGGAG ACTCAGTTTATTCAAATGGTGGTGTGGATGCTCCAGCACAGACTCCTGATCCAGCTCCACACGTACGCTTGCCTAATGGTACCGCCCAAGGAAGAGGACTTCCGAGCCAAGGCAGAGGAGTTGCCTTTCGCTGCCAGAGTTGGAGGCCGCAGCCTCAGCACCCCCAACGCACTCAGCTTTGGATCCCCAA ccagCAGCGATGATCTGACTCTCACCAGCCCCAGCATGGAGAATTCCAGTGCAGAGCTGCTCCCTGGTGGGGGAGACTCCCCTGTGAACAAGCGCATGACAGAGAATCTGTTGACAAGCCTCCTGGAACATGAGCGGGACGCCATTCTCAGTGTCCCAGCGGCACACAATCCAGAGGATCTGCGCATGTTTGCAAG GCTGCTGCACTACTTCCGAGGGCGACATCACCTGGAGGAAATCATGTACAATGAAAACATGCGCCGCTCCCACCTGCTTATGCTCTTTGACAAGTTCCGCAGCGTGCTGGTGGTGACCAATCACGAGGACCCCattatctctgtctttcagtccCTCCAGAAGTGA
- the NPRL3 gene encoding GATOR complex protein NPRL3 isoform X4, whose translation MVTPGMRFSDVILATILATKSDMCGKKFELKIDNVRFVGHPTLLQHAFGQISKTDPSPKREMPTMILFNVVFALRASADPSVISCLHNLSRRIAIVLQHEERRCQYLTREAKLILAIQDEVSAMSETTDGPQSPFLHILPKCKLARDLKEAYDSLCTTGVVQLHINNWLEVSFCLPHKIHYVASHFIPPEAIERSLKAIRPYHALLLLKDEKGLLAELPLDCSPALVRVIRTTSAVKNLQQLAQDADLALLQVFQLAAHLVYWGKAIIIYPLCENNVYMLSPNASVCLYSPLADEFSCQFPGHDLPSVLSKFSLPVSLAVFKNPLAPPVQETQFIQMVVWMLQHRLLIQLHTYACLMVPPKEEDFRAKAEELPFAARVGGRSLSTPNALSFGSPTSSDDLTLTSPSMENSSAELLPGGGDSPVNKRMTENLLTSLLEHERDAILSVPAAHNPEDLRMFARLLHYFRGRHHLEEIMYNENMRRSHLLMLFDKFRSVLVVTNHEDPIISVFQSLQK comes from the exons ATGGTGACTCCAGGTATGAG GTTTTCGGATGTCATCCTGGCTACCATTCTGGCTACCAAATCCGATATGTGTGGCAAAAAGTTTGAGCTGAAGATTGACAATGTCCGCTTTGTTGGGCACCCTACTCTGCTGCAGCATGCCTTTGGGCAG ATATCCAAGACAgacccctctcccaaaagggagATGCCCACCATGATCCTCTTCAACGTCGTGTTTGCCTTACGG GCTAGCGCGGATCCCTCAGTGATCAGCTGCCTGCACAACCTCTCCCGCCGCATCGCCATCGTTCTCCAGCATGAAGAACGCCGTTGTCAGTACCTGACCAGAGAGGCCAAGCTCATCCTGGCAATTCAAGATGAAGTGTCTGCCATGTCAGAAA CAACAGATGGTCCACAGTCCCCATTCCTCCACATtcttcccaaatgcaagctggcCAGAGACCTTAAAGAAGCATATGACAG CCTCTGCACTACTGGAGTGGTACAGCTACATATCAACAACTGGCTAGAAGTGAGCTTCTGCTTACCACACAAAATCCACTACGTTGCTTCCCATTTTATACCCCCAGAAGCCATTGAAAGGAGCTTGAAAGCCATTCG GCCTTACCATGCCTTGCTGCTGCTCAAGGATGAAAAAGGCCTTCTTGCCGAGCTCCCCTTGGACTGCTCCCCTGCCTTGGTGCGAGTGATCAGAACCACCTCAGCCGTGAAGAATCTTCAGCAGCTGGCCCAGGATGCAGATTTGGCACTGCTGCAG GTCTTCCAGCTAGCCGCACATCTGGTGTACTGGGGCAAAGCCATCATTATCTACCCACTGTGCGAGAACAATGTCTACATGCTGTCTCCCAATGCCAGTGTTTGTCT TTATTCCCCTTTGGCAGATGAATTTTCCTGCCAGTTTCCCGGTCATGATCTACCTTCTGTCCTATCCAAGTTCTCCTTGCCAGTTTCTTTAGCAGTATTCAAGAACCCTCTTGCTCCACCGGTGCAGGAG ACTCAGTTTATTCAAATGGTGGTGTGGATGCTCCAGCACAGACTCCTGATCCAGCTCCACACGTACGCTTGCCTAATGGTACCGCCCAAGGAAGAGGACTTCCGAGCCAAGGCAGAGGAGTTGCCTTTCGCTGCCAGAGTTGGAGGCCGCAGCCTCAGCACCCCCAACGCACTCAGCTTTGGATCCCCAA ccagCAGCGATGATCTGACTCTCACCAGCCCCAGCATGGAGAATTCCAGTGCAGAGCTGCTCCCTGGTGGGGGAGACTCCCCTGTGAACAAGCGCATGACAGAGAATCTGTTGACAAGCCTCCTGGAACATGAGCGGGACGCCATTCTCAGTGTCCCAGCGGCACACAATCCAGAGGATCTGCGCATGTTTGCAAG GCTGCTGCACTACTTCCGAGGGCGACATCACCTGGAGGAAATCATGTACAATGAAAACATGCGCCGCTCCCACCTGCTTATGCTCTTTGACAAGTTCCGCAGCGTGCTGGTGGTGACCAATCACGAGGACCCCattatctctgtctttcagtccCTCCAGAAGTGA
- the NPRL3 gene encoding GATOR complex protein NPRL3 isoform X6, whose protein sequence is MGESSSPISVILVSSGSRGNKLLFRFPFQRGLESPAAQTGKPRSRYAVNSIGDSVEDQDGDSREPRPLRDEQVVSGFSDVILATILATKSDMCGKKFELKIDNVRFVGHPTLLQHAFGQISKTDPSPKREMPTMILFNVVFALRASADPSVISCLHNLSRRIAIVLQHEERRCQYLTREAKLILAIQDEVSAMSETTDGPQSPFLHILPKCKLARDLKEAYDSLCTTGVVQLHINNWLEVSFCLPHKIHYVASHFIPPEAIERSLKAIRPYHALLLLKDEKGLLAELPLDCSPALVRVIRTTSAVKNLQQLAQDADLALLQVFQLAAHLVYWGKAIIIYPLCENNVYMLSPNASVCLYSPLADEFSCQFPGHDLPSVLSKFSLPVSLAVFKNPLAPPVQETQFIQMVVWMLQHRLLIQLHTYACLMVPPKEEDFRAKAEELPFAARVGGRSLSTPNALSFGSPSRSQQR, encoded by the exons ATGGGGGAAAGCTCGAGCCCGATCAGCGTCATTCTGGTCAGCTCCGGCAGCCGCGGGAACAAGCTGCTCTTCCGCTTCCCGTTCCAGCGGGGCCTCGAGAGCCCGGCGGCCCAGACCG GGAAACCCAGGAGCAGGTATGCTGTGAACAGTATTGGTGATAGCGTGGAAGATCAGGATGGTGACTCCAG AGAGCCACGCCCGCTCCGCGATGAGCAGGTAGTGTCGGG GTTTTCGGATGTCATCCTGGCTACCATTCTGGCTACCAAATCCGATATGTGTGGCAAAAAGTTTGAGCTGAAGATTGACAATGTCCGCTTTGTTGGGCACCCTACTCTGCTGCAGCATGCCTTTGGGCAG ATATCCAAGACAgacccctctcccaaaagggagATGCCCACCATGATCCTCTTCAACGTCGTGTTTGCCTTACGG GCTAGCGCGGATCCCTCAGTGATCAGCTGCCTGCACAACCTCTCCCGCCGCATCGCCATCGTTCTCCAGCATGAAGAACGCCGTTGTCAGTACCTGACCAGAGAGGCCAAGCTCATCCTGGCAATTCAAGATGAAGTGTCTGCCATGTCAGAAA CAACAGATGGTCCACAGTCCCCATTCCTCCACATtcttcccaaatgcaagctggcCAGAGACCTTAAAGAAGCATATGACAG CCTCTGCACTACTGGAGTGGTACAGCTACATATCAACAACTGGCTAGAAGTGAGCTTCTGCTTACCACACAAAATCCACTACGTTGCTTCCCATTTTATACCCCCAGAAGCCATTGAAAGGAGCTTGAAAGCCATTCG GCCTTACCATGCCTTGCTGCTGCTCAAGGATGAAAAAGGCCTTCTTGCCGAGCTCCCCTTGGACTGCTCCCCTGCCTTGGTGCGAGTGATCAGAACCACCTCAGCCGTGAAGAATCTTCAGCAGCTGGCCCAGGATGCAGATTTGGCACTGCTGCAG GTCTTCCAGCTAGCCGCACATCTGGTGTACTGGGGCAAAGCCATCATTATCTACCCACTGTGCGAGAACAATGTCTACATGCTGTCTCCCAATGCCAGTGTTTGTCT TTATTCCCCTTTGGCAGATGAATTTTCCTGCCAGTTTCCCGGTCATGATCTACCTTCTGTCCTATCCAAGTTCTCCTTGCCAGTTTCTTTAGCAGTATTCAAGAACCCTCTTGCTCCACCGGTGCAGGAG ACTCAGTTTATTCAAATGGTGGTGTGGATGCTCCAGCACAGACTCCTGATCCAGCTCCACACGTACGCTTGCCTAATGGTACCGCCCAAGGAAGAGGACTTCCGAGCCAAGGCAGAGGAGTTGCCTTTCGCTGCCAGAGTTGGAGGCCGCAGCCTCAGCACCCCCAACGCACTCAGCTTTGGATCCCCAAGTAGGAG ccagCAGCGATGA
- the LOC129340103 gene encoding hemoglobin subunit alpha-D-like, translating into MVLSAEDRRILKQTWEKVCGIQEEIGAEALFRLFCVFPACKTYFPHFDLSPGSAQVRNHGKKVIKALEEGLKNLDHLHETLAELSNLHAYNLRVDPVNFKLLARCLQVTLATHLKSDFNALAYAAWDKYLDCVGEVLAEKYR; encoded by the exons ATGGTCCTGTCCGCCGAAGATCGCAGAATCCTTAAGCAGACCTGGGAAAAGGTGTGCGGCATCCAGGAGGAAATCGGCGCCGAGGCCCTGTTCAG GCTCTTCTGCGTGTTCCCCGCGTGTAAGACCTACTTCCCACACTTCGACCTGAGCCCCGGCTCGGCCCAGGTCCGCAACCACGGCAAGAAGGTGATCAAGGCGCTGGAGGAGGGCCTCAAGAACCTCGACCACCTCCACGAAACCCTCGCGGAGCTCAGCAACCTGCACGCCTACAACCTGCGAGTGGACCCCGTCAACTTCAAG CTGCTGGCCCGCTGCCTGCAGGTGACGCTGGCCACCCACCTCAAGAGCGATTTCAACGCCCTGGCCTACGCCGCCTGGGACAAGTACCTCGACTGCGTGGGCGAAGTGCTGGCCGAGAAGTACAGATGA
- the LOC129340104 gene encoding hemoglobin subunit alpha-1-like, with amino-acid sequence MGLTEADKSRVKAIWVNVSAHPEELGGEALVRMFAVHPSTKTYFPHFDLHPGSENIRAHGKKVVNALTEAVNHLDDVAGALSRLSDLHAQKLRVDPVNFRLLSQCILVTIAAHCQGALTPEVHVSLDKFLTKVGKCLVSRYR; translated from the exons ATGGGCCTTACCGAAGCCGATAAGAGCCGCGTGAAGGCCATTTGGGTCAACGTGAGCGCCCATCCGGAGGAGCTCGGTGGCGAGGCCCTGGTCAG GATGTTCGCAGTGCACCCGTCGACCAAGACCTACTTCCCCCACTTCGATCTCCACCCGGGCTCCGAAAACATCAGGGCGCACGGCAAGAAGGTGGTGAACGCGCTCACCGAGGCCGTCAACCACCTGGACGACGTGGCCGGCGCCCTGTCCCGCCTCAGTGACCTGCACGCGCAGAAGCTGCGAGTGGACCCCGTCAACTTCAGG CTGTTGTCGCAGTGCATCCTGGTGACCATCGCAGCCCACTGCCAGGGCGCGTTGACTCCCGAGGTGCACGTCTCCCTGGACAAGTTCCTGACCAAGGTGGGGAAGTGCCTGGTCTCCAGGTACCGCTAG